The Nitrosomonas communis genome has a segment encoding these proteins:
- a CDS encoding pirin family protein produces MKTISGIYDAPPLHWVGDGFPVRSLFSYRNHGKLLSPFLLLDYAGPIDFAPAERPRGVGQHPHRGFETVTIVYHGEVAHRDSTGQGGTIGPGDVQWMTAGSGILHEEFHSESFTREGGRLEMVQLWVNLPAREKMTAPHYQTLLKTDIPVVMLPEEAGIVRVIAGNYQGHAGPARTFTPMNVWDLRLHHGKSAELSLPEGWNATLIVLHGAVVVNGETLVKAAQMVSLDRSGETLSINAQENVVALLLSGEPIDEPVVGQGPFVMNSQAEIDQAIADFNSGHFGQLPH; encoded by the coding sequence ATGAAAACGATTTCAGGTATTTATGATGCGCCGCCTCTCCATTGGGTAGGCGACGGTTTCCCAGTGCGATCGCTGTTTTCTTATCGTAACCATGGAAAATTGTTGAGTCCGTTTCTGCTGCTGGATTATGCCGGTCCAATCGATTTTGCACCAGCTGAGCGGCCACGTGGGGTAGGGCAACACCCACACCGTGGTTTTGAAACAGTTACTATTGTTTACCATGGTGAAGTAGCGCATCGCGACTCAACCGGTCAGGGTGGGACGATTGGTCCCGGCGACGTGCAATGGATGACTGCGGGCTCGGGTATCTTGCACGAAGAATTTCACTCCGAATCATTTACGCGTGAGGGTGGTCGGCTGGAGATGGTACAGCTCTGGGTCAATCTGCCAGCCAGGGAGAAAATGACTGCACCGCACTATCAGACGCTCCTCAAAACAGACATCCCAGTGGTCATGCTACCTGAGGAAGCGGGTATTGTGCGCGTGATTGCCGGCAACTACCAAGGTCATGCAGGACCTGCGCGCACGTTTACACCCATGAATGTTTGGGATTTGCGCTTGCACCACGGAAAATCAGCCGAGTTATCATTACCTGAAGGCTGGAATGCAACCCTTATCGTTTTGCATGGAGCCGTAGTAGTCAACGGAGAAACACTAGTGAAAGCAGCACAAATGGTATCGCTCGATCGCAGTGGTGAAACGCTGTCGATCAACGCCCAGGAGAATGTGGTGGCGCTTCTGCTGAGTGGCGAACCGATTGATGAACCGGTTGTTGGGCAAGGCCCTTTCGTCATGAATAGCCAGGCTGAAATCGATCAGGCAATTGCCGATTTTAATAGCGGACATTTTGGACAATTACCACATTAG
- the zwf gene encoding glucose-6-phosphate dehydrogenase, with protein MNSSKVRQSENLPCSFVIFGATGDLASNKLLPALFHLEVASRLGEGLTIVAFSRRDWTLDSWREYLRSVLANKVKAKLEGPVFERFLARFRYHRGDINDVESYRALAANLPPEPACSRTVFYLAIKPADFAVVIKNLEAVGLNQPRGMNRVVIEKPFGEDLESAQVLNRLLHQYLDEEQVYRIDHFLGKETVQNLLVFRFANTLIEPLWNRNFIDHVQITVAESIGIEKRAGYYDRAGALRDMLQNHLMQLMTVVAMEPPVALEADALRDEKVKVLRSIRPIAKRAVHAHAVRAQYTFGNIDGQAVAGYQQEENVEINSLTETFVAAKFYIDNWRWRGVPFYLRTGKRLTKQTSLIAIRFKHPPQQLFRETPLEFIEPNWVLLSIQPEQSMHLEIHVKQPGLDMDTRVMQMNASFLKTDEQALDAYETLLLDVIEGDRSLFIRFDEVEWAWRVVDPILKHWLVEREFIPTYSAGSWGPTEANRLFDNDDQTWRNEL; from the coding sequence ATGAATAGCTCAAAGGTGCGTCAATCAGAGAATTTGCCGTGTTCATTCGTGATTTTCGGTGCAACAGGTGATCTCGCATCAAATAAGCTTTTGCCTGCACTGTTTCATTTGGAAGTAGCTTCACGGCTGGGGGAAGGGCTCACTATTGTTGCTTTTTCCCGTCGCGACTGGACACTTGACAGCTGGCGTGAATACCTGAGAAGCGTACTGGCTAATAAAGTCAAAGCCAAGCTGGAAGGTCCAGTATTTGAGCGCTTCCTCGCCCGCTTTCGCTACCACCGGGGCGATATCAATGATGTGGAATCATATCGCGCGCTAGCAGCCAACTTGCCGCCGGAACCCGCTTGTTCGCGTACCGTGTTTTACCTCGCAATCAAACCTGCTGATTTCGCGGTGGTAATCAAGAATCTTGAAGCAGTTGGGCTCAACCAGCCGCGTGGTATGAACCGGGTGGTGATCGAGAAACCCTTCGGCGAAGATCTCGAATCAGCGCAGGTGCTGAATCGTCTATTGCATCAGTATTTAGATGAGGAGCAGGTCTATCGCATCGACCATTTTCTCGGCAAGGAAACAGTGCAGAACCTGCTTGTGTTTCGCTTTGCCAACACACTGATTGAACCACTGTGGAATCGTAATTTCATCGATCATGTGCAGATCACGGTAGCGGAGTCGATCGGCATCGAAAAGCGCGCCGGCTACTACGATCGTGCCGGTGCTTTGCGCGATATGCTGCAGAATCATCTCATGCAACTGATGACTGTGGTAGCGATGGAGCCCCCGGTCGCGCTTGAGGCAGATGCACTGCGCGACGAAAAGGTCAAGGTATTGCGCTCGATCCGACCGATTGCCAAGCGCGCAGTCCATGCGCACGCCGTGCGTGCACAATATACATTTGGCAACATCGATGGACAGGCAGTGGCAGGTTACCAGCAGGAGGAAAATGTCGAGATCAACTCCCTCACTGAGACTTTTGTTGCTGCAAAGTTTTATATCGATAACTGGCGTTGGCGTGGCGTGCCGTTCTATCTGCGTACCGGCAAACGACTGACGAAGCAGACTTCACTGATCGCAATCCGCTTCAAGCATCCACCGCAACAGCTTTTCCGCGAGACGCCACTGGAATTCATCGAGCCGAACTGGGTATTGCTGTCGATCCAGCCCGAGCAATCGATGCATTTGGAAATTCACGTCAAGCAGCCTGGCCTTGACATGGACACACGTGTGATGCAGATGAACGCGAGTTTCCTCAAAACTGACGAACAGGCACTCGATGCTTATGAAACACTCTTGCTCGACGTGATCGAGGGCGATCGCTCACTATTTATCCGCTTTGACGAGGTGGAATGGGCGTGGCGGGTTGTCGATCCCATTTTAAAACATTGGCTGGTCGAACGCGAATTTATTCCAACCTATTCGGCCGGAAGCTGGGGCCCGACAGAAGCCAACCGCTTGTTTGATAACGACGATCAAACCTGGCGCAACGAGCTGTAA
- a CDS encoding amidohydrolase — MKRNSVIENLKRRTFIQRSVLLGTGLLAERYLNLFPKEGHAMVNNVPDVIFYNGKITTLDERNPEVAAIALTGGFVTAIGSDKEIRTLAKPDTKMINLGRKRVIPGLNDSHLHLIRGGLNYNMELRWDGVRSLADALAMLKIQADRTPAPQWVRVVGGWSEFQFKERRMPTLAEINAVAPDTPVFILHLYDRALLNRAALRAAGITKDTPDFAGGRIERDAKGNPTGMLIAEPNALILYATLAKGPRLSMSDQVNSTRHFMRELNRLGVTSCIDAGGGYQNYPHDYEVIEKLHEDGQMTVRIAYNLFTQNKGGELADFKKWVGIVKPYSGDEYLRHNGAGEMLVFSAADFEDFLQPRPEMAANMEKELGEVVRFLVENRWPFRLHATYDETIGRALDVFETINRDTPIGDVRWFFDHAETVSEKNLERIQRLNGGVAVQHRMAFQGEYFVDRYGKHAAEHSPPIRKMLAMGIPVGGGTDATRVASYNPWISLYWLVAGKTVGGLPLYGDANRLEREEALRLWTLGSAYKSNEEKVKGALMPGRYADLAVLSHDFMTVPEEVIKDITAVMTVVGGKIVYADAEFKSHDRPLPPVSPDWSPVRRFGGYQQADAVGSALPVTSASMAVACHHNHVQGHDGKLSCWLGLSGQQGQQERPSFNHPWALGCGCFAY, encoded by the coding sequence ATGAAAAGAAATTCTGTTATCGAGAACCTGAAACGCCGAACTTTCATACAGCGCAGTGTGCTGCTGGGTACAGGGTTGTTAGCCGAACGCTATCTCAATCTGTTTCCAAAGGAGGGTCATGCCATGGTAAATAATGTACCTGATGTGATTTTCTACAACGGTAAAATTACCACGCTGGATGAGCGTAATCCCGAGGTGGCGGCTATTGCGCTGACAGGCGGATTTGTGACCGCTATTGGCTCGGATAAGGAGATCCGTACGCTGGCAAAGCCAGATACGAAAATGATCAACCTGGGACGCAAGCGCGTAATTCCCGGTCTTAATGATTCCCACCTGCACCTGATCCGCGGCGGGCTGAATTACAATATGGAGCTGCGCTGGGATGGGGTACGCAGCCTGGCGGATGCCCTGGCCATGCTGAAAATCCAGGCTGATCGTACACCCGCGCCGCAGTGGGTGCGTGTAGTCGGTGGATGGAGCGAATTCCAGTTCAAAGAGCGCCGTATGCCGACACTGGCAGAAATTAATGCGGTTGCACCAGATACACCCGTTTTTATCCTGCATCTGTATGATCGTGCGCTACTCAACAGGGCGGCGCTACGAGCAGCAGGGATCACGAAGGATACGCCGGACTTTGCCGGCGGTCGGATCGAGCGCGACGCGAAAGGCAATCCGACTGGCATGTTAATCGCCGAGCCGAATGCACTAATTCTGTATGCGACCCTGGCCAAAGGGCCCAGGCTGTCAATGAGCGACCAAGTCAATTCAACACGCCATTTCATGCGTGAATTGAACCGCCTGGGGGTGACGAGCTGCATTGATGCGGGTGGTGGCTATCAGAACTACCCGCACGATTACGAAGTCATTGAGAAACTGCATGAAGATGGGCAGATGACGGTTCGGATTGCCTATAATTTATTCACACAGAATAAGGGCGGTGAACTGGCAGACTTCAAAAAATGGGTAGGCATAGTCAAGCCCTACAGCGGCGATGAGTATCTGCGCCATAATGGCGCAGGTGAAATGCTGGTGTTTTCAGCTGCCGATTTTGAAGATTTCTTACAACCGCGCCCTGAGATGGCAGCGAATATGGAAAAAGAACTGGGCGAGGTCGTGCGTTTCCTGGTGGAAAATCGCTGGCCGTTCCGTCTGCATGCGACCTATGACGAAACCATCGGCCGCGCTCTGGATGTTTTCGAAACGATCAACCGTGATACCCCCATTGGTGATGTACGCTGGTTCTTCGATCATGCCGAAACTGTTAGTGAAAAAAATCTGGAACGTATTCAACGTTTGAATGGCGGGGTTGCTGTACAGCACCGCATGGCGTTTCAGGGTGAATATTTTGTGGACCGTTACGGCAAGCATGCCGCAGAGCACAGCCCACCCATCCGCAAAATGCTCGCGATGGGTATCCCGGTCGGTGGCGGCACCGATGCGACGCGTGTGGCCAGCTATAACCCCTGGATATCCCTTTACTGGCTGGTGGCCGGCAAGACGGTTGGTGGTCTGCCGCTTTATGGCGATGCCAACCGATTGGAACGCGAAGAAGCACTGCGTCTTTGGACGCTGGGCAGTGCCTATAAATCCAATGAGGAGAAGGTCAAGGGTGCTTTGATGCCTGGCAGATACGCCGATCTCGCAGTGCTGTCACATGACTTTATGACGGTACCGGAGGAAGTGATCAAGGACATCACCGCTGTCATGACTGTGGTGGGCGGCAAAATCGTTTATGCCGATGCGGAATTCAAATCGCATGACAGACCTTTACCTCCAGTCAGTCCAGACTGGTCACCAGTGCGTCGTTTTGGTGGTTATCAGCAGGCTGATGCTGTTGGCTCTGCTCTTCCCGTCACCAGTGCCTCCATGGCGGTAGCATGTCATCATAATCATGTGCAGGGACATGACGGCAAGTTATCCTGCTGGCTGGGTCTTAGCGGGCAGCAGGGGCAACAGGAGAGACCCAGCTTTAATCATCCGTGGGCTCTTGGTTGTGGCTGCTTTGCTTATTGA
- a CDS encoding MFS transporter — MSGSAFSPFKHRVFTVLWTATLISNIGTWMFNVTSGWVMTELSPSPLMVSMVQAATALPIFLFALPAGALGDLFDRRRLLLWTQMLLAAVLFLFAGLLSRDGVNAWILLLFTFLTGMGTAFAAPAWQAIIPRLVPRNILGFAIILNGVSVNIARAIGPALGGLILAVAGAVATVLLDAISYLAVVAALVWWRTATTQADTLPRERLSGAMRAGVRFALHSTPLRHTLFRAFAFFICAAAYWALLPLVAKEILQGDPSLYGILLTALGVGAVVGALLLPVIKQHMSADKILMLATAGAALCSLMFAYGEHTGMGIAAGLIGGISWLSAVASLNFSTQVALPDWVRARGLAIFQMVLFGAMTVGSLGWGQLAGVIGLPLALAASGLLALLLIPVTVRFKLNLGEHHDYTPSGHWGEPAVSMFVSHDHGPVLVTLEYRIADADCDAFYSLMQELGVIRRRDGAIQWGFFEDVEDHGRFIEIFIVESWLAHLRQHARVSAADKILQDKIVALHRGATPPRVTHAVTPPVGNHLQAIPKTHHD, encoded by the coding sequence ATGAGTGGGTCGGCTTTTTCTCCATTTAAACATCGTGTTTTTACGGTGCTGTGGACAGCGACGCTGATCTCGAATATCGGCACCTGGATGTTCAATGTCACTTCCGGTTGGGTAATGACAGAACTATCACCATCGCCTTTGATGGTGTCGATGGTGCAGGCGGCGACAGCGTTGCCGATCTTCCTGTTTGCGCTTCCCGCAGGGGCGCTAGGGGATCTGTTTGACCGCCGCAGGCTATTGTTATGGACACAGATGCTGTTGGCGGCGGTGCTTTTTCTGTTTGCTGGGCTACTATCGCGAGACGGGGTAAATGCCTGGATTTTACTGCTCTTCACTTTTCTGACCGGTATGGGAACGGCTTTTGCTGCGCCCGCGTGGCAGGCAATTATTCCGCGTCTCGTGCCACGCAATATACTGGGATTTGCCATCATTTTGAACGGGGTGAGCGTCAATATCGCCCGTGCTATCGGCCCTGCATTGGGTGGTCTTATTCTGGCAGTAGCAGGGGCAGTAGCGACAGTGCTGCTTGATGCCATTTCTTATCTCGCCGTAGTAGCTGCGTTGGTATGGTGGCGTACTGCCACGACGCAAGCTGATACGCTGCCGCGAGAGCGCCTGTCCGGTGCTATGCGCGCAGGGGTTCGCTTTGCGCTGCATAGCACACCATTGCGTCATACCCTATTTCGTGCATTTGCCTTTTTCATCTGTGCTGCTGCTTACTGGGCATTGCTACCCTTGGTGGCCAAGGAAATATTACAGGGTGATCCCAGCCTTTATGGTATTTTGCTGACTGCGCTGGGGGTCGGTGCAGTAGTAGGAGCGCTTCTGCTGCCGGTGATAAAACAACATATGAGTGCGGACAAGATCCTGATGCTGGCAACGGCAGGAGCCGCACTGTGCTCGCTGATGTTTGCCTATGGTGAACACACCGGCATGGGTATCGCTGCCGGATTGATCGGTGGTATATCATGGCTTAGCGCGGTAGCATCGCTCAATTTTTCCACACAGGTAGCGTTACCGGACTGGGTGCGCGCCCGCGGTCTCGCCATTTTTCAGATGGTGCTTTTTGGCGCGATGACGGTGGGATCGCTTGGGTGGGGGCAACTGGCTGGGGTTATCGGCTTGCCGCTGGCGTTAGCGGCGTCAGGATTGCTGGCACTTTTGCTGATTCCTGTTACAGTGCGCTTTAAACTTAATCTGGGTGAACATCACGACTATACCCCATCTGGCCATTGGGGTGAACCCGCTGTGAGTATGTTTGTTTCACATGATCATGGACCCGTTCTTGTGACACTGGAGTATCGTATTGCCGATGCGGATTGCGATGCGTTCTATTCGCTGATGCAGGAGCTGGGAGTCATTCGCCGCCGCGACGGGGCTATTCAGTGGGGATTTTTTGAGGATGTCGAGGATCATGGACGGTTTATCGAGATATTCATAGTCGAATCCTGGCTGGCGCATCTACGCCAGCATGCCCGTGTATCCGCCGCAGACAAAATTCTGCAAGACAAAATTGTTGCCTTGCATCGTGGCGCTACGCCACCGCGCGTGACGCACGCGGTTACGCCACCTGTAGGCAATCATTTGCAAGCTATTCCTAAAACCCATCATGATTGA
- a CDS encoding nicotinate phosphoribosyltransferase has product MSMNPLSSPLLSDLYQFTMLQSYLEQDMQETAVFELFIRKLPPGRNFMVAAGLEQVLNFLENLKFSSEELDWLAARFHPSLIDYFEQFHFSGDVHAMPEGTLFFPNEPVLRVTAPLPQAQLIESRLINLFHFGTLIASKAARSVLLAPDKLLVDFGMRRAHGAEAALLAARASYLAGFSGTATVLAGALYGIPLFGTMAHSYIQAHADELTAFAHFAYSSPDNVVLLIDTYDTEAAARKVVTLAPILAADRINIQGVRLDSGDLAAHAFNVRQILDQGGLQSTTIFASGNLDEYKLQTLLSAKAPIDGFGIGTALDISIDAPAFDCVYKLQEYAGKPRRKRSEGKATWPGRKQVYRYYTAEDEMSHDIVALAENDPHEGQPLLEPMMLAGQRIHSKISLHDLRQQTLANYTHLPKVMTTLEATPAYPVTISTALQDLAKQLDAEMVTHL; this is encoded by the coding sequence ATGAGCATGAATCCACTTTCCAGCCCGCTGCTTTCTGATCTATATCAGTTTACGATGCTGCAAAGTTATCTTGAGCAAGACATGCAAGAAACGGCTGTCTTTGAATTGTTTATCCGTAAGCTGCCGCCTGGTCGAAATTTCATGGTTGCGGCTGGGTTAGAACAGGTGCTGAATTTTCTTGAAAATTTAAAATTTTCATCTGAGGAGCTCGACTGGCTTGCTGCACGCTTCCACCCCTCGCTCATCGATTATTTTGAACAGTTCCATTTCAGCGGAGATGTGCATGCTATGCCTGAAGGTACCTTGTTTTTTCCTAACGAACCTGTCTTGCGCGTCACTGCGCCGCTGCCCCAAGCACAATTGATCGAATCGCGCCTTATCAATCTTTTTCATTTCGGAACATTGATCGCCTCGAAGGCTGCACGCTCAGTGCTGCTCGCACCGGATAAGTTATTGGTCGATTTTGGTATGCGTCGGGCGCATGGCGCCGAAGCTGCTTTACTGGCAGCGCGCGCAAGTTATCTGGCAGGATTTTCCGGCACAGCAACTGTGCTGGCTGGAGCATTGTACGGCATTCCTTTATTTGGCACTATGGCGCATTCCTATATTCAGGCGCATGCAGATGAGTTGACGGCTTTTGCGCACTTTGCTTACTCCAGCCCGGATAACGTTGTGTTGCTGATTGATACCTATGACACCGAAGCCGCGGCCAGAAAAGTAGTCACTTTAGCGCCGATACTTGCTGCAGATCGTATCAATATCCAAGGTGTTCGCCTGGATAGCGGCGATTTAGCGGCTCATGCCTTCAATGTACGCCAGATTCTTGATCAAGGAGGTTTGCAAAGCACGACCATATTTGCCAGCGGTAACCTGGACGAATACAAACTTCAAACCTTGCTGTCAGCCAAGGCACCGATAGATGGTTTTGGCATTGGCACCGCACTGGATATTTCCATCGATGCGCCTGCCTTTGATTGTGTTTATAAGTTGCAGGAATATGCCGGCAAGCCACGCCGTAAGCGCTCAGAAGGTAAGGCAACCTGGCCGGGAAGAAAGCAGGTATACCGTTATTACACTGCTGAGGATGAAATGAGTCATGACATTGTGGCGCTAGCAGAAAATGATCCTCATGAAGGGCAGCCGCTGCTTGAGCCGATGATGCTGGCAGGGCAGCGCATCCATTCGAAAATATCGTTACACGACCTCCGCCAGCAGACTTTGGCAAACTATACTCATTTACCAAAAGTCATGACAACCTTGGAAGCAACTCCTGCTTATCCGGTGACGATCTCTACCGCTTTACAGGATCTGGCAAAACAACTTGATGCAGAAATGGTGACTCATTTGTAG
- a CDS encoding adenosylcobalamin-dependent ribonucleoside-diphosphate reductase, which produces MNDLYFTTPIARHVWETKYRYRKDSVVYDATISDSWRRIASTLAAGESNREDWQARFYDILHNFKFLPGGRIQAGVGTAHKVTLFNCFVMGTIPDAMEGIFDALKEGALTMQQGGGVGYDFSTLRPRGTQAYGVGSIASGPVSFMHVWDSMCATVLSTGARRGAMMGALRCDHPDIEEFIAAKQDRTQLRHFNISVLVSDDLMTAVNKDENWLLVFPVGEQVMDGEVLMRDWSSCGQPVPCKVYKRVRARELWEKIMRATFDYAEPGVLFIDRINQLNNLYYCERIHATNPCGEVPLPPCGACNLGSINLTQFICAPFSEQAHLDMKGISAATRIAVRLLDNVIDVSNFPLPSQAMQVHSSRRIGLGITGLADVLIMLNIPYGSKASLQMAQSVMQTICHTAYQASIDIAREKGPFPSFDQEKYLAGTFVRSLPCSVRQDIARYGIRNSHLTAIAPAGTISLLANNISSGLEPVFDSDYTRRVLGLDGNYSEYQVVDYAVAFWRSREVSKSLPPAFINAYQLSPTDHLQMQAAIQPYVDQAISKTINVPTDYDFVAFRNLYQQAYELGLKGCTAFRPNPVTGTILSKIEQEQTAPHCCNLEREAD; this is translated from the coding sequence ATGAACGATCTCTATTTCACCACACCGATTGCCCGGCATGTTTGGGAAACTAAATACCGCTATCGTAAAGATAGTGTAGTTTATGATGCCACGATTAGCGATAGCTGGCGGCGCATTGCCTCTACTTTGGCTGCGGGAGAAAGTAATCGGGAGGATTGGCAAGCACGCTTTTACGACATTCTACACAATTTTAAATTCTTACCAGGAGGTCGTATCCAGGCGGGTGTAGGGACTGCACACAAGGTCACACTCTTTAACTGTTTTGTGATGGGTACCATTCCCGATGCGATGGAAGGAATCTTCGATGCGCTTAAGGAGGGTGCGTTAACGATGCAGCAAGGGGGCGGCGTCGGTTATGATTTTTCCACACTACGCCCGCGGGGCACGCAGGCGTATGGGGTTGGTTCCATTGCATCTGGCCCCGTTTCTTTCATGCATGTCTGGGACAGTATGTGTGCCACTGTTCTTTCAACCGGGGCACGGCGCGGTGCCATGATGGGGGCATTACGCTGCGACCATCCTGATATTGAGGAATTCATAGCCGCTAAACAGGATCGAACTCAGTTACGGCACTTCAATATTTCGGTATTGGTTAGCGATGATCTTATGACCGCAGTCAATAAGGATGAAAACTGGTTGCTGGTTTTTCCAGTGGGTGAACAGGTAATGGATGGTGAAGTGCTGATGCGAGATTGGTCAAGTTGCGGACAACCTGTTCCGTGCAAGGTATACAAGCGTGTTCGTGCACGTGAGCTATGGGAAAAAATCATGCGTGCTACCTTTGATTATGCTGAACCAGGGGTATTGTTTATTGATCGTATCAACCAACTTAATAATCTCTATTATTGTGAGAGGATTCATGCAACCAACCCTTGCGGTGAGGTCCCGTTGCCTCCGTGTGGTGCGTGCAATCTTGGTTCTATTAATCTCACGCAATTCATTTGTGCGCCCTTTTCAGAGCAAGCGCATCTGGATATGAAAGGGATTAGCGCAGCGACAAGAATTGCAGTGCGCTTGCTGGATAATGTCATAGATGTTTCGAATTTCCCATTACCCAGTCAGGCTATGCAAGTGCATTCTTCGCGACGGATCGGGTTAGGGATTACTGGTCTGGCCGATGTGCTCATAATGCTGAATATACCTTATGGCAGCAAAGCGTCCCTGCAGATGGCGCAATCAGTCATGCAGACAATTTGTCATACTGCCTACCAAGCTTCGATTGATATCGCTCGGGAGAAAGGACCGTTTCCCTCCTTCGATCAGGAAAAATATCTTGCCGGTACTTTTGTGCGCTCCTTACCCTGCTCTGTTCGGCAGGATATTGCGCGATATGGTATACGAAACAGCCATCTGACAGCGATTGCGCCGGCCGGCACGATCAGTCTTCTTGCCAATAATATTTCAAGTGGTCTGGAGCCTGTTTTTGATAGTGACTACACGCGACGCGTATTGGGGCTGGATGGGAATTATTCAGAATATCAGGTAGTCGATTATGCCGTGGCTTTTTGGCGCAGCAGGGAAGTAAGTAAATCCTTACCTCCGGCATTTATCAATGCCTACCAGCTTTCACCCACTGATCACTTGCAAATGCAGGCAGCTATTCAGCCCTATGTGGACCAGGCCATTTCCAAAACGATCAATGTGCCGACAGATTATGATTTTGTAGCATTTCGTAATCTCTATCAACAGGCTTATGAGCTTGGTCTGAAAGGCTGCACGGCTTTTCGTCCTAATCCGGTGACGGGCACTATTCTCAGCAAGATAGAACAAGAACAAACAGCACCGCATTGTTGTAATTTAGAGCGTGAAGCAGATTAA
- a CDS encoding isochorismatase family protein: MEVKLNSGDALVIIDMQNDFLPGGSLAVPMADTLIPVINRYLKLFHEDGLLIFATRDWHPPDHCSFRQQGGPWPPHCIATTAGAAFHPEIEFPINTQVISKATTVERDAYSAFTGTQLHALLQELGIRRLFIGGVATEYCVFNTVKDALQHRYATFVLEDAIGAIDLKPDDGLRAREEMEHLGATLTQFEAVTA; encoded by the coding sequence ATGGAAGTGAAACTAAATAGCGGAGATGCGCTCGTGATCATTGATATGCAGAATGATTTTCTGCCTGGCGGCAGCCTCGCTGTGCCGATGGCTGATACCCTTATTCCTGTGATCAATCGCTATCTCAAGCTTTTTCATGAGGATGGCCTGCTGATTTTTGCCACTCGCGATTGGCATCCTCCTGATCACTGTTCTTTCCGGCAACAAGGCGGTCCATGGCCGCCGCACTGCATCGCCACGACAGCAGGGGCAGCATTTCACCCGGAGATAGAATTTCCTATCAATACGCAGGTTATTTCCAAAGCGACAACGGTAGAGAGAGATGCTTACTCAGCTTTTACAGGTACTCAGCTCCATGCGCTACTGCAAGAATTAGGTATTCGCCGCCTGTTTATCGGGGGGGTTGCGACTGAATACTGCGTGTTCAATACTGTGAAGGATGCCCTACAACATCGTTATGCTACATTTGTTCTTGAGGATGCGATTGGTGCCATTGATCTGAAGCCAGATGATGGCTTACGTGCACGCGAAGAAATGGAGCATCTCGGCGCAACGCTTACCCAATTTGAGGCTGTTACTGCATGA
- a CDS encoding universal stress protein: MYRRILVPVDGSTTSNCALQEAIKLAQQHRAQLELVHVFEDILYWVDERYINYAELQETARESSEKILIEAQALVQQGGLATGIKLLEAKGQRTANVIVAEAERWQADLIVIGTHGRTGFSRLLLGSVAEGVVRTAAIPVLLIRGHSHGSETK, translated from the coding sequence ATGTATCGAAGAATCCTGGTTCCAGTTGACGGTAGTACTACATCAAATTGTGCGCTGCAGGAAGCGATTAAACTAGCACAGCAGCATCGTGCACAGCTGGAGCTTGTGCATGTGTTTGAAGATATTCTTTATTGGGTAGACGAACGTTATATCAATTACGCCGAACTGCAAGAAACTGCCAGAGAAAGTAGTGAAAAAATACTGATTGAAGCGCAAGCGTTAGTGCAGCAAGGAGGATTGGCCACTGGAATAAAATTACTCGAGGCAAAAGGCCAACGCACTGCCAATGTTATTGTGGCAGAGGCTGAACGCTGGCAAGCCGATTTGATTGTGATCGGCACCCATGGTCGAACTGGCTTCAGTCGCCTGCTATTGGGAAGTGTGGCTGAAGGCGTAGTGCGTACGGCAGCTATACCCGTTTTATTGATACGAGGTCATTCACATGGAAGTGAAACTAAATAG